Proteins co-encoded in one Cricetulus griseus strain 17A/GY chromosome 1 unlocalized genomic scaffold, alternate assembly CriGri-PICRH-1.0 chr1_1, whole genome shotgun sequence genomic window:
- the Ubac2 gene encoding ubiquitin-associated domain-containing protein 2 isoform X2, whose amino-acid sequence MGSRAPPTLLQLALERLLREEALVISALEDLPVGMFPEMFKKAFNDRLSNILRAMVPAWPFPCLPAGGLIYNPHLETLKGLLDGLDVLITEKVHPRSKLRVLDLINVNLDFWSLNAGSHKSGCSPQSMRQPQSVEMCPNSVQKKPFTVVTELEITKASFTECDIYLLQWAKRQKASVHLCCRKLHIWDAPVFTATQLFNMVDVGCIQELRLSQWCLQYMAHIFPYLGQMRHLRTLILEIIRQLFTSDAAAEPEWISLLLSQFSKLPCLQNLCVNDVYFLTGCLEEWLRCLNNPLVTLSITYCRLSQSDLRYLSQCLVICELKHLNLSGVELSNSCPKLLGVLLERLKSTLQTLELEQCNLKDPHFNAILPALTQCSQLTKINFYRNDISLLVLKNLLHHTAKMRRLTQELYPAPLECYDYFTILRDKFIQLCPELLDILRVERQPRKVSFATRACFVCFKSCFYDHKARLCLCSYAG is encoded by the coding sequence ATGGGATCCCGGGCACCACCAACACTCTTGCAACTGGCACTAGAGAGGCTGCTGAGGGAGGAGGCCTTGGTCATCTCTGCTCTGGAGGACCTGCCCGTGGGGATGTTCCCGGAGATGTTTAAGAAAGCCTTCAATGACAGACTTTCAAACATCCTGAGGGCCATGGTGCCTGCCTGGCCTTTCCCATGCCTTCCTGCAGGAGGCCTGATTTACAACCCCCACCTGGAGACTCTGAAAGGACTGCTTGATGGACTAGATGTGCTGATTACAGAGAAGGTTCATCCCAGGTCAAAACTCAGAGTGCTTGATTTGATAAACGTGAACCTAGACTTCTGGAGCCTTAATGCTGGAAGCCATAAAAGTGGCTGCTCCCCACAATCCATGAGGCAGCCGCAGTCAGTGGAGATGTGTCCTAATTCTGTGCAGAAGAAGCCTTTCACAGTAGTAACTGAACTTGAAATCACGAAAGCCAGTTTCACTGAATGTGACATATACTTGTTGCAGTGGGCCAAGCGGCAAAAAGCTTCTGTTCATCTGTGCTGTAGAAAGCTGCATATTTGGGATGCACCTGTCTTCACTGCCACACAGCTCTTCAACATGGTGGATGTAGGCTGTATCCAGGAGCTGCGGTTGAGTCAGTGGTGTCTTCAGTACATGGCACACATTTTTCCTTACCTGGGGCAGATGAGACATCTCCGCACTCTCATCCTAGAAATAATCCGGCAGCTTTTCACGTCTGACGCTGCTGCAGAGCCGGAATGGATAAGCCTGTTGCTTTCTCAGTTCTCCAAACTCCCCTGCCTGCAGAATCTCTGTGTAAATGACGTCTACTTTTTAACAGGCTGCCTTGAAGAGTGGCTCAGGTGCCTGAACAACCCCTTGGTGACCCTGTCAATCACTTACTGCCGTCTCTCACAGTCAGACCTGCGTTACCTGAGCCAGTGCCTGGTCATCTGTGAGCTCAAACATCTGAACCTGAGTGGTGTAGAGCTATCAAATTCATGCCCTAAGCTTCTTGGGGTTCTGCTTGAGAGACTCAAAAGTACCCTTCAAACCCTGGAATTGGAGCAGTGCAACTTGAAGGACCCTCATTTCAATGCCATCTTGCCTGCTCTGACCCAATGCTCCCAGCTTACCAAGATCAATTTCTATCGTAATGATATCTCTCTGCTTGTCCTGAAGAACCTTCTACATCACACAGCCAAGATGAGAAGGCTGACCCAGGAGCTGTATCCCGCCCCTCTGGAATGCTATGACTACTTTACAATACTTAGAGACAAATTTATACAACTATGTCCTGAACTGCTGGATATACTCAGGGTAGAAAGGCAGCCCAGGAAAGTCTCCTTTGCTACAAGAGCatgttttgtctgttttaagTCCTGTTTCTACGACCATAAGGCCAGACTTTGCCTTTGTTCATATGCAGGATAA
- the Ubac2 gene encoding ubiquitin-associated domain-containing protein 2 isoform X6: MVDVGCIQELRLSQWCLQYMAHIFPYLGQMRHLRTLILEIIRQLFTSDAAAEPEWISLLLSQFSKLPCLQNLCVNDVYFLTGCLEEWLRCLNNPLVTLSITYCRLSQSDLRYLSQCLVICELKHLNLSGVELSNSCPKLLGVLLERLKSTLQTLELEQCNLKDPHFNAILPALTQCSQLTKINFYRNDISLLVLKNLLHHTAKMRRLTQELYPAPLECYDYFTILRDKFIQLCPELLDILRVERQPRKVSFATRACFVCFKSCFYDHKARLCLCSYAG; this comes from the coding sequence ATGGTGGATGTAGGCTGTATCCAGGAGCTGCGGTTGAGTCAGTGGTGTCTTCAGTACATGGCACACATTTTTCCTTACCTGGGGCAGATGAGACATCTCCGCACTCTCATCCTAGAAATAATCCGGCAGCTTTTCACGTCTGACGCTGCTGCAGAGCCGGAATGGATAAGCCTGTTGCTTTCTCAGTTCTCCAAACTCCCCTGCCTGCAGAATCTCTGTGTAAATGACGTCTACTTTTTAACAGGCTGCCTTGAAGAGTGGCTCAGGTGCCTGAACAACCCCTTGGTGACCCTGTCAATCACTTACTGCCGTCTCTCACAGTCAGACCTGCGTTACCTGAGCCAGTGCCTGGTCATCTGTGAGCTCAAACATCTGAACCTGAGTGGTGTAGAGCTATCAAATTCATGCCCTAAGCTTCTTGGGGTTCTGCTTGAGAGACTCAAAAGTACCCTTCAAACCCTGGAATTGGAGCAGTGCAACTTGAAGGACCCTCATTTCAATGCCATCTTGCCTGCTCTGACCCAATGCTCCCAGCTTACCAAGATCAATTTCTATCGTAATGATATCTCTCTGCTTGTCCTGAAGAACCTTCTACATCACACAGCCAAGATGAGAAGGCTGACCCAGGAGCTGTATCCCGCCCCTCTGGAATGCTATGACTACTTTACAATACTTAGAGACAAATTTATACAACTATGTCCTGAACTGCTGGATATACTCAGGGTAGAAAGGCAGCCCAGGAAAGTCTCCTTTGCTACAAGAGCatgttttgtctgttttaagTCCTGTTTCTACGACCATAAGGCCAGACTTTGCCTTTGTTCATATGCAGGATAA